A single Oryza brachyantha chromosome 8, ObraRS2, whole genome shotgun sequence DNA region contains:
- the LOC102715689 gene encoding gametogenetin-like: MESGNSGSLQSSSGGDDELDSRCGGGADDSSSSPLSALLRQSPAGFGGGGGGGSFYGLQELASAPSQLLPPPPMSQAAAAHQWAAAMPGGGGAGASPSPSPHGVQASGAEQAAPAQQGVAPPVRGSRKRTRASRRAPTTVLTTDTSNFRAMVQEFTGIPSPPFAGPPARSRFDHLFPSPSSLRSAAAAGSPSSLPAYLLRPFSQKLHPSPFPPFPSPSTSSPSPSNIAIATSTAAPSTAAVAAPGDRYQLASAPLSSLLELQDHGGSYLRFQSHLGAQLGGDSKYVAHPMFDAPARDQAPPLQRLQDPAADFLALTHGIMGADGTHMHHQRSRDHGHGGDELSGVVGGASMTGSVGVGCKKTTYSSGSGAPLLERNAGSTSVTVAATPTPSSAAAATRTQSMDTWICTSE; the protein is encoded by the coding sequence ATGGAGTCAGGCAACAGCGGGAGCCTCCAGTCGTCCAGTGGAGGGGACGACGAGCTCGACTCCAGATGCGGCGGGGGCGCCGACgactcgtcgtcctcgccgctcTCCGCGCTGCTGCGGCAGTCGCCGGCGGGGTtcgggggtggtggtggtggcggctcGTTCTACGGCCTGCAGGAGCtggcgtcggcgccgtcccagctgctgccgccgccgcccatgtcacaggcggcggcggcgcatcagtgggcggcggcgatgccgggcggcggcggggctggagcgtcgccctcgccgtcgccccacGGGGTGCAGGCCTCTGGTGCTGagcaggcggcgccggcgcagcagggggtcgcgccgccggtgaggggGTCGAGGAAGCGGACGCGGGcgtcgcgccgcgcgccgACGACGGTGCTGACCACCGACACTTCCAACTTCCGCGCCATGGTGCAGGAGTTCACCGGTATCCCTTCCCCGCCCTTCGCCGGACCGCCCGCGCGCTCCCGCTTCGACCACCTCTTCCCATCACCGTCCTCCCtacgctccgccgccgccgccgggagccCCTCCTCGCTCCCCGCCTACCTCCTCCGCCCCTTCTCGCAGAAGCTCCACCCTTCCCCTTTCCCGCCTTTCCCCTCGCCCTcgacgtcctcgccgtcgccgtccaaCATTGCCATTGcaacctccaccgccgccccaagcacggcggcggtggctgcaCCCGGCGACAGGTACCAGCTCGCGTCGGCGCCACTGTCCTCCCTTCTCGAGTTGCAGGATCACGGCGGCAGCTACCTCCGCTTCCAGAGCCACCTCGGCGCCCagctcggcggcgacagcAAGTACGTCGCGCATCCCATGTTCGACGCTCCGGCCCGCGACCAAGCCCCACCGTTGCAAAGGCTGCAGGACCCGGCGGCCGACTTCCTCGCCCTCACGCATGGCATCATGGGCGCCGACGGAACACACATGCACCATCAACGAAGCCGTGaccacggccacggcggcgacgagctgtCCGGCGTGGTCGGCGGCGCGTCCATGACCGGGAgcgtcggcgtcggctgcAAGAAGACGACCTACTCGTCCGGCTCCGGCGCGCCTCTACTGGAGCGCAATGCGGGGAGCACGTCGGTCACAGTCGCCGCAACGCCGACACCTtcatcggcggcagcggcgacgaggacgcaATCCATGGACACATGGATCTGTACATCGGAGTAG